A single genomic interval of Alteromonas sp. CI.11.F.A3 harbors:
- a CDS encoding patatin-like phospholipase family protein — protein MAPLEIYAGNGAMNTIKQQGFHPELFSYFLGASGGPKWFSLAGLDRVLFPEWFKNVDHQIHVIGSSAGAFRAICAVQDDPLAAINRLATSYSTTTYSDKPTPAEITRKAEALVKEMVDSEGKKEVLANQRFKAHIFVAKCLGATRREHKFSQLSGLAMSAAANAVTRKNLGRYYTRCIFSSPNTEFSVKDPYQLPTEHYELNNENIHNALLASGAIPVVLEGIRDIAGAPQAMYRDGGIVDYHFDLEFGPEKGLVLYPHFYPKPIPGWFDKGLKRRVAHKSSYDNVVMLVPSAEFVASLPYGKIPDRKDFEQLDATTRIKYWQTVLQETDRLGEYFMKIASNGSIVDNIKPLPFVQRENV, from the coding sequence GTGGCACCGCTAGAAATTTATGCCGGCAATGGGGCAATGAATACCATTAAGCAACAAGGCTTTCACCCCGAATTATTCAGTTATTTTCTCGGCGCTTCAGGCGGTCCAAAATGGTTTTCATTGGCAGGATTAGACAGAGTACTCTTTCCAGAGTGGTTTAAAAATGTCGACCATCAAATACATGTTATAGGTTCATCGGCCGGTGCTTTCAGGGCTATCTGTGCAGTACAAGACGACCCACTTGCTGCCATTAATCGGCTAGCTACCTCTTATTCCACGACTACCTACAGCGATAAACCTACGCCTGCGGAAATAACCCGCAAGGCCGAAGCACTAGTGAAAGAAATGGTGGATAGCGAAGGTAAAAAGGAAGTATTGGCAAACCAGCGATTTAAAGCACACATCTTTGTCGCTAAATGTTTAGGGGCTACCCGCCGCGAGCATAAGTTTTCGCAGTTATCCGGTCTTGCCATGAGCGCCGCGGCTAACGCGGTTACGCGAAAAAACTTAGGTAGATACTATACACGCTGTATTTTTTCTTCGCCTAATACCGAGTTTTCAGTGAAAGACCCTTATCAACTTCCCACTGAACACTACGAATTAAACAACGAAAATATCCACAATGCACTGCTAGCTTCCGGTGCTATTCCTGTTGTACTTGAAGGAATTCGAGATATTGCAGGTGCCCCTCAAGCTATGTATCGCGATGGTGGTATTGTTGATTATCATTTTGACCTAGAGTTCGGCCCTGAAAAGGGCTTAGTGCTGTATCCACATTTTTACCCTAAGCCAATACCTGGTTGGTTCGATAAAGGATTAAAACGGCGCGTTGCACATAAAAGTAGTTACGACAATGTGGTCATGCTGGTGCCATCTGCCGAGTTCGTGGCAAGCCTGCCATACGGTAAAATTCCAGATCGAAAAGACTTCGAGCAACTCGATGCCACTACCCGTATTAAGTATTGGCAAACGGTATTGCAAGAAACCGATAGGTTAGGGGAGTACTTCATGAAAATAGCGAGTAATGGCAGTATTGTTGATAACATCAAGCCGTTGCCATTTGTGCAGCGCGAGAACGTTTAA
- the xdhC gene encoding xanthine dehydrogenase accessory protein XdhC encodes MKASTWYEAVAQCQQDGAPYVIVTVISIAGSTPREAGSKMVVTDAQSIDTIGGGHLEFDAIKTARGMLSSGANAGANTGANGSRSENHAYNNANTEIRSYPLSSKLGQCCGGAVKVLFEVCNRHAQHIAIFGAGHVAKALVPILAQLPVRISWIDNREDLFSDPLPANVKKVVEEAPETEVRGLEENTWLVILTHDHQLDYRITEQALKYPALPFVGLIGSQTKAKRFITKLEHRGFNESDLARLATPIGDTSIPGKRPIEVAVSIASQIIQRLHASENNNQNTAITNAATFENKEHNV; translated from the coding sequence ATGAAGGCGAGCACCTGGTATGAAGCGGTAGCCCAGTGTCAGCAAGACGGTGCGCCCTATGTTATCGTGACGGTCATTAGCATTGCTGGCTCTACTCCCCGTGAAGCTGGCAGCAAAATGGTGGTTACCGATGCACAAAGCATTGATACCATTGGCGGCGGGCATCTTGAGTTCGACGCCATTAAAACAGCTCGGGGAATGCTAAGTTCTGGCGCTAATGCTGGTGCTAATACTGGTGCTAATGGTAGTCGCAGTGAAAACCATGCCTATAATAATGCCAACACCGAAATACGTTCTTACCCTCTTAGTAGTAAGCTAGGGCAGTGCTGTGGCGGTGCAGTCAAAGTGTTGTTTGAAGTATGCAATCGACATGCACAGCACATTGCTATTTTTGGCGCGGGACATGTGGCAAAAGCACTAGTGCCTATTCTAGCTCAACTTCCAGTACGCATTTCGTGGATTGATAATCGAGAAGACTTGTTTAGTGACCCATTGCCAGCAAACGTCAAAAAAGTGGTAGAAGAAGCGCCTGAAACCGAAGTGCGAGGCCTTGAAGAAAACACCTGGTTGGTAATATTGACGCACGATCATCAACTCGATTACCGCATTACCGAGCAAGCCTTGAAATACCCTGCGTTGCCCTTTGTGGGGCTGATTGGTTCACAAACTAAAGCCAAGCGTTTTATTACGAAATTAGAACATCGTGGTTTTAATGAAAGTGATTTAGCGCGCTTAGCAACCCCTATTGGCGATACTTCAATACCCGGCAAGCGCCCTATTGAAGTAGCGGTGTCTATTGCCTCACAAATTATTCAGCGCTTACATGCTAGTGAGAACAATAATCAAAATACTGCCATTACGAACGCCGCGACATTTGAAAATAAGGAACATAATGTATGA
- a CDS encoding diguanylate cyclase — translation MREKEIFEKTFEQCGVGLAHVSPHGDLIRVNSKLSEFLGYESATLVTMSFQSITESAHIQEDLYLLHQVLRGEIDTYTIEKKYIHAKGHSVWARLTVTLVRDEQGEPDYFISVVEDIDDKKRIESELYKAEALFSKIVAAFSAHTFVWVANPELTRIHYINEGYRNIYGRDEYELHAKPDAFLSYVHEDDRLLVEKAYKAKPLESWDLQYRIKTSNAEVKYIHDRGVPLFDENDQQILVVGTADDVSHEKEQQQALLEAISKLEYLSKTDPLTGISNRREMFIQLDKEIQRMNRGQKPSTLVFIDLNDFKGINDTFGHKAGDKALVSFSEIMKNTLRETDRFARLGGDEFVVLLFGSDDADAEVFYERLMQTEFDIEFDNELENNGEQQQGAKKGASETMTKTSLSFSLGWHTWDSSIVTAQNWVDAADEAMYKQKRQYKTHTGAQKVV, via the coding sequence ATGAGAGAAAAGGAAATTTTCGAAAAAACATTTGAGCAGTGTGGCGTGGGATTGGCGCATGTTAGTCCACATGGCGATCTTATTCGCGTGAATAGTAAGCTAAGTGAATTTTTAGGTTATGAAAGTGCCACACTTGTCACAATGTCTTTTCAAAGCATTACGGAATCCGCACATATTCAAGAGGATTTATACCTACTGCATCAAGTACTTCGTGGAGAAATAGATACTTACACAATAGAAAAAAAATACATTCATGCTAAAGGTCATTCCGTTTGGGCTAGGTTAACGGTTACCCTTGTACGTGATGAACAAGGCGAGCCTGATTATTTTATTTCTGTAGTTGAAGACATTGATGATAAAAAGCGCATTGAATCTGAACTTTATAAAGCAGAGGCGCTGTTCAGCAAGATAGTAGCCGCCTTTTCTGCACATACTTTTGTATGGGTAGCAAACCCCGAATTAACCCGTATTCATTACATCAACGAAGGTTATCGCAATATTTATGGGCGTGACGAATATGAGCTGCACGCCAAGCCCGATGCGTTTTTGTCCTATGTGCATGAAGATGACCGCTTGTTAGTGGAAAAGGCATACAAAGCGAAGCCGCTGGAAAGCTGGGATTTACAATATCGTATTAAAACCAGTAACGCAGAGGTAAAGTACATTCATGATAGGGGGGTGCCACTGTTTGATGAAAACGATCAACAGATATTAGTGGTAGGCACCGCTGATGATGTTTCTCATGAAAAAGAGCAACAGCAAGCATTATTAGAAGCGATTTCTAAACTTGAGTATCTATCAAAGACCGATCCACTCACCGGTATATCAAACAGACGAGAGATGTTCATTCAGTTAGATAAAGAAATACAACGAATGAACCGCGGCCAGAAACCCTCAACGCTTGTATTCATAGACCTTAACGACTTTAAAGGTATTAATGACACCTTTGGTCATAAGGCCGGAGATAAGGCATTAGTAAGCTTCTCAGAAATTATGAAAAACACCCTACGTGAAACTGATCGTTTTGCGCGTTTAGGGGGGGACGAATTCGTTGTGCTTTTATTCGGTTCTGATGACGCCGATGCAGAGGTGTTTTACGAGCGCTTAATGCAAACTGAATTTGATATAGAATTTGACAATGAATTAGAAAACAACGGCGAGCAACAACAGGGCGCAAAAAAGGGTGCTAGTGAGACGATGACTAAAACATCTTTGTCATTTAGTTTGGGGTGGCACACATGGGATTCAAGCATAGTGACTGCGCAAAACTGGGTAGATGCAGCTGATGAAGCAATGTATAAACAAAAACGCCAGTATAAAACACATACTGGCGCTCAAAAGGTAGTGTAA
- a CDS encoding alkaline phosphatase PhoX yields MKIERLRDLKYSALALAVAFGISACSLEGDDGEDGVAGAIGEQGPVGEQGEQGEQGDKGEEGDTAGTLTRIATVPLGAEVTGIFLTDEGDLFFNVQHPSGTNSVTNDVNAMPINTGTVGVLAGANFNNLPVTLPNSPVPASDEEKEVVVSAIGQYQVLGQTGDTFGTELPEGLGHIYTLDGEELVLENDMPDFNGFISTDAGEGYLFSNWEELPGGMSRMKVEKDDFGMWQVTEAMMLDFSPVWGTAANCFGSMSPWNTPLTSEEWVVDSEVDSTTSPNWNNPEAVATEARLGRMWQMTAPDASNPYNYGYIAEVTEPLADEPVIVKHLAMGRYEHENSTVMPDGKTVYLSQDDTGGVLFKFVADTPEDLSSGTLFGAKLTQDVGQNDPATTGFAVEWVELASGDNMTIRAWVDEYNGIGTDDYVEGQSSYITMADVEAWANGDATYPTVEEGGSSQTAGEPMDDRVAFLESRAAARAKGATAEWRKLEGISINLKRAEEAVEGTDTIEGEVVENAYLYIGIADLDNTMVDDEGDIQLSARVKDCGGVYRARLEAGYDITRIEPVVMGGTYRSSLTGAERCDVEQLSQPDNVVVMNDGRILIGEDGFQENNTLWMYEPADK; encoded by the coding sequence ATGAAAATTGAACGTTTACGCGATTTAAAATATTCGGCGCTAGCTTTAGCGGTTGCATTTGGCATTTCTGCTTGTTCATTAGAAGGCGATGACGGAGAAGACGGTGTTGCTGGAGCAATAGGGGAGCAAGGCCCTGTTGGCGAACAAGGCGAGCAGGGAGAGCAAGGCGATAAAGGTGAAGAAGGCGATACAGCGGGAACATTAACCCGTATTGCTACTGTTCCTCTAGGTGCTGAGGTAACGGGTATTTTCTTAACCGACGAAGGTGACCTTTTCTTCAACGTTCAACATCCTTCGGGCACTAACTCAGTGACTAATGACGTTAACGCTATGCCTATTAATACTGGCACGGTAGGTGTATTAGCTGGTGCTAACTTCAATAACTTACCGGTTACGCTTCCTAATTCACCTGTACCTGCTTCTGATGAAGAAAAAGAAGTGGTGGTTTCAGCCATTGGTCAATATCAAGTACTTGGTCAAACGGGCGACACCTTTGGTACTGAACTACCAGAAGGCCTAGGTCACATCTATACGCTAGATGGTGAAGAGCTTGTTTTAGAAAACGATATGCCAGACTTTAATGGTTTCATTTCTACTGATGCTGGCGAAGGCTACTTGTTCTCAAACTGGGAAGAGCTTCCAGGCGGCATGAGCCGTATGAAAGTTGAAAAAGACGACTTTGGCATGTGGCAAGTTACCGAAGCCATGATGCTTGATTTCTCGCCAGTATGGGGCACAGCGGCAAACTGTTTCGGTTCAATGTCACCGTGGAATACGCCGTTAACCTCTGAAGAATGGGTAGTAGATTCAGAAGTAGATTCAACCACATCACCTAACTGGAATAACCCAGAAGCGGTAGCAACAGAAGCGCGTCTTGGTCGTATGTGGCAAATGACTGCGCCTGATGCGTCAAATCCTTATAACTATGGTTACATTGCCGAAGTGACCGAGCCACTTGCTGATGAGCCAGTGATTGTTAAGCACCTAGCAATGGGTCGCTACGAGCATGAAAACTCAACGGTTATGCCTGATGGAAAAACCGTTTATCTTTCTCAAGATGATACCGGTGGCGTGTTATTCAAATTTGTTGCTGATACTCCTGAAGACCTTTCTTCGGGTACCCTTTTCGGCGCCAAGCTAACGCAAGATGTTGGTCAAAATGACCCTGCTACAACAGGCTTTGCCGTTGAGTGGGTCGAACTGGCTAGCGGCGATAACATGACGATTCGTGCATGGGTTGACGAGTACAACGGGATTGGCACAGATGATTATGTAGAGGGCCAAAGCTCTTACATTACCATGGCCGATGTAGAAGCGTGGGCAAATGGCGATGCTACATACCCTACTGTTGAAGAGGGTGGTAGTAGCCAAACTGCAGGTGAGCCGATGGACGATCGCGTGGCGTTCTTAGAATCACGTGCGGCGGCGCGAGCTAAAGGAGCCACTGCTGAATGGCGTAAACTTGAAGGTATTTCAATTAACCTTAAACGCGCTGAAGAAGCCGTGGAAGGCACCGATACTATTGAGGGTGAAGTGGTTGAAAATGCTTACCTTTATATTGGCATAGCTGACCTAGATAACACCATGGTTGATGACGAAGGGGATATTCAGCTTTCTGCTCGCGTTAAAGATTGTGGCGGTGTGTATCGTGCACGTCTGGAAGCTGGCTATGATATTACTCGCATTGAGCCTGTTGTTATGGGCGGTACTTACCGCTCAAGCCTAACTGGTGCAGAGCGTTGTGATGTAGAACAGCTATCTCAACCTGATAACGTAGTGGTGATGAACGACGGCCGTATTCTTATCGGTGAAGACGGTTTCCAGGAAAATAATACGCTGTGGATGTACGAGCCAGCAGATAAGTAA
- the uraH gene encoding hydroxyisourate hydrolase, with product MNTLSSHVLDTTSGKPVEGIALTLTLPNGEVLTGKTDNDGRFNQWGQKFEAGVYTLRFHSHDYLIATHGKSFYPHIDIAFELESDGGHYHVPLLISPFGFSSYRGS from the coding sequence ATGAATACTTTATCTAGTCATGTATTAGACACTACATCGGGCAAACCTGTTGAAGGCATTGCGCTTACCCTTACCTTGCCTAACGGTGAAGTGCTTACCGGTAAAACCGATAACGATGGACGCTTCAACCAATGGGGCCAAAAATTTGAAGCCGGCGTGTATACCTTACGCTTTCATAGCCATGACTACTTAATTGCTACGCATGGAAAAAGCTTTTACCCCCATATTGATATTGCGTTTGAACTTGAAAGCGACGGCGGCCATTACCATGTGCCTTTGCTTATCTCTCCTTTTGGCTTCAGCAGTTACAGAGGCAGCTAA
- the uraD gene encoding 2-oxo-4-hydroxy-4-carboxy-5-ureidoimidazoline decarboxylase: MTLNELNTLSASAATDWFQQTCAAQSWIYSMVNGRPFGTVNEVKEFAKTAWSKCGKDDFLEAFTAHPMIGDVDSLRKKFANTKTIASGEQSGTASASEATLLTLKEANQAYLEKHGFIFIICATGLSADAMLSALQSRLPNSTDEEIRNAAQEQIKITLLRIDKALTAKDEH; the protein is encoded by the coding sequence ATGACCTTAAACGAACTTAATACCCTATCGGCCAGCGCTGCTACCGATTGGTTTCAACAAACCTGCGCAGCACAGTCGTGGATTTACAGTATGGTAAACGGTCGCCCTTTTGGTACCGTTAACGAGGTGAAAGAATTTGCAAAAACTGCATGGTCAAAATGCGGTAAAGACGATTTTTTAGAAGCCTTTACCGCTCATCCTATGATTGGCGATGTAGATTCGTTACGTAAAAAGTTTGCCAATACAAAAACTATTGCTAGTGGCGAACAATCAGGCACGGCCAGTGCATCAGAAGCTACATTGCTTACGTTAAAAGAAGCAAACCAAGCTTATCTGGAAAAGCATGGTTTTATTTTCATCATTTGTGCCACTGGGCTGTCGGCTGACGCCATGCTTAGTGCCTTGCAATCACGATTACCCAATAGCACCGATGAAGAGATTCGTAACGCCGCCCAAGAACAAATTAAAATTACCTTGTTGCGCATAGACAAAGCGTTAACTGCCAAGGATGAACATTAA
- the guaD gene encoding guanine deaminase, protein MQLFRANIAHFPTPSAAPSSFAQDISVIHDGGLVIDGKKIIATGGFTAMREQYPNAVLHDHKDSWILPGLIDSHLHYPQTESIASYGEQLLTWLENYTFPTEMQFASEEHAQKIAKVFLQQLLKNGTTTGFVFSSVHQGCCNALFSAASEIDMAIVAGKVCMDRNCPADLQDCPDTAQKDSAVLIEKWHNTGRNRYAITPRFAPTSSEAQLAALGELATQYKDVFVQTHLSENKDEIAWVKSLFPHATGYLDVYDKYNLVRPRSVFGHGIHLSSDEWQRLGEAEATLAFCPTSNLFLGSGLFDLQTARANNVHVALATDVGAGTSFSMLKTYGDAYKVSQLRHTPICPIEGFYLMTQGAAVAHKLDDEIGNLNAGSVADFIIVAPRYDELMELRIKPNAEFDDVFFALSILGDDRAIAETWISGQCCYNKKETHYAMA, encoded by the coding sequence ATGCAGCTTTTTCGTGCGAATATTGCACACTTTCCAACGCCCAGCGCTGCGCCATCTTCCTTTGCACAAGACATTAGTGTTATTCACGATGGTGGTTTAGTAATCGATGGCAAAAAAATTATCGCTACTGGCGGATTTACCGCAATGCGTGAACAGTACCCAAATGCAGTGCTACATGACCATAAAGATAGCTGGATATTGCCTGGGCTAATCGACAGCCATTTGCACTACCCACAAACTGAAAGTATCGCCAGCTATGGTGAACAACTTTTAACTTGGCTGGAAAACTATACTTTTCCTACTGAAATGCAGTTTGCGAGCGAAGAGCATGCACAGAAAATTGCCAAGGTCTTTTTACAACAATTGTTAAAAAACGGCACTACCACTGGCTTTGTTTTTTCATCGGTGCATCAAGGCTGCTGTAACGCGTTATTTAGCGCAGCCAGCGAGATAGATATGGCCATTGTGGCAGGTAAAGTCTGCATGGACAGAAACTGCCCAGCCGACTTACAAGACTGCCCAGACACCGCACAAAAAGACAGTGCCGTGTTAATCGAAAAATGGCACAACACAGGCAGAAATCGCTACGCCATTACGCCACGATTTGCGCCAACTAGCTCTGAAGCGCAATTAGCGGCTTTAGGTGAACTGGCCACCCAATACAAAGATGTATTTGTGCAAACCCACTTGTCTGAAAATAAAGATGAAATTGCTTGGGTAAAATCCTTATTTCCACATGCTACTGGTTATTTAGACGTTTATGACAAGTACAACTTGGTGCGTCCGCGTTCTGTATTTGGCCATGGTATTCATCTTTCTAGCGACGAATGGCAGCGCTTAGGCGAAGCAGAGGCTACTTTGGCGTTTTGCCCCACATCGAACCTGTTTTTAGGCAGCGGATTGTTCGATCTGCAAACCGCACGAGCCAATAATGTACATGTGGCATTAGCCACCGATGTAGGCGCGGGTACCAGCTTTAGTATGTTGAAAACCTATGGCGATGCGTACAAGGTCAGCCAATTGCGCCATACGCCTATCTGCCCAATCGAAGGGTTTTACTTAATGACTCAGGGCGCTGCGGTTGCGCACAAACTTGATGATGAAATTGGCAATCTTAACGCGGGTTCAGTGGCCGACTTTATTATTGTAGCGCCGCGGTATGACGAACTCATGGAATTACGAATTAAGCCCAATGCAGAATTTGACGATGTCTTTTTTGCACTTAGTATTTTGGGTGATGATCGCGCTATTGCAGAAACCTGGATAAGCGGTCAATGCTGTTATAATAAGAAGGAAACACACTATGCCATGGCTTGA
- a CDS encoding tetratricopeptide repeat-containing diguanylate cyclase yields the protein MDRTINTIRYSNRAWLIALTFTLWVCTGKFGLAQDGNTNPFIGAPDYQNTQTLLSDFRQSRLDYLENEDALINAFTLTKAQNWEALHKEAAALYSELLFRQEKYAVLESHLSHYLSETNQQEQTDIHLLFLESKLKTLSKAGDPEPGRALAKQLEAQIPQHTTEEKIIIFRALAYYYTDTDVLRKTLNAALEGLELAIKNGDIASQGYFYRKIADAYNYLSEKTKAIYYAKKAVDTYENTNDGLFTAKAHWSLGNILLEEEDTEAALVYLNKALDYFKKVDMRKGLAFAQYSIASIQYLQANYDTALTLAKENIELARAAGIDDMQLASMILLSNIYLKQGFIEEAEQVNDDVYSLIDKFSRSIYKAEFLSERYKLKRELNHIDDAFDAIEKKLFYTKKHYEATSESNIKALQIKFEVKEKEDKIRKLEYQKDISNLQAKEEYQQKIIWRLSATIASILVLVVLLLFYRQALQRKKYHRIASTDYLTKSFNRRGILKTAEAKLAQQDMAIAIVDLDYFKKINDEYGHDVGDLVLIAFANAAKDTLSNDDEFGRYGGEEWLFVLHSTDEKVIKNTFEKLAENYQKYCNNLDAFTNNINMTFSVGVSVGDKSNRTLDTLIKRADSMLYEAKENGRNQVIVN from the coding sequence ATGGATAGAACTATAAATACAATACGCTATAGCAATCGTGCTTGGCTAATAGCGTTAACTTTCACCCTATGGGTTTGCACAGGGAAATTTGGCCTTGCTCAAGATGGAAATACAAATCCTTTCATTGGTGCGCCAGATTACCAAAATACACAAACGTTGCTCAGTGACTTTAGGCAAAGCAGGCTTGATTACTTAGAAAATGAAGACGCCCTCATAAACGCTTTTACGTTAACTAAAGCGCAAAACTGGGAAGCGCTTCATAAAGAAGCTGCGGCGTTGTATTCCGAATTACTTTTTAGACAAGAAAAATACGCAGTCCTTGAGAGCCATTTATCACATTATCTAAGTGAAACGAACCAACAAGAGCAAACTGATATACATTTGCTTTTTTTAGAATCGAAATTAAAAACGTTATCTAAGGCTGGAGACCCAGAGCCAGGTAGAGCCCTTGCTAAACAATTAGAGGCACAAATTCCACAGCATACAACAGAAGAAAAAATCATTATTTTTCGGGCATTGGCCTACTACTACACCGACACTGATGTGTTGAGAAAAACCCTTAATGCCGCGTTGGAAGGCCTTGAGTTGGCAATAAAAAACGGGGATATCGCATCGCAAGGCTATTTTTACCGAAAAATAGCGGATGCGTATAACTATTTAAGCGAAAAAACCAAAGCCATATACTATGCAAAAAAGGCGGTAGACACCTATGAAAATACCAATGACGGGCTATTTACGGCCAAAGCGCATTGGAGCTTAGGCAATATCCTTCTTGAAGAAGAAGACACAGAAGCCGCCTTAGTATATTTAAATAAGGCGTTAGATTATTTCAAAAAAGTAGATATGAGAAAGGGCCTAGCGTTCGCTCAATACTCAATAGCAAGTATTCAATACCTCCAGGCTAACTACGATACCGCACTCACACTAGCAAAAGAAAATATCGAACTTGCTCGCGCGGCGGGAATTGATGATATGCAACTTGCGTCTATGATTTTACTCTCCAACATCTATCTAAAACAGGGCTTTATAGAAGAAGCCGAACAGGTAAATGACGACGTCTATTCACTCATAGATAAATTTAGTCGCAGCATTTATAAAGCAGAATTTTTGAGCGAACGTTATAAATTAAAGCGAGAGCTCAATCATATTGATGATGCGTTTGATGCCATCGAAAAGAAGCTTTTTTATACCAAAAAGCATTATGAGGCTACGAGTGAAAGCAACATTAAAGCCTTGCAAATAAAGTTTGAAGTAAAAGAAAAAGAAGACAAAATTCGTAAGTTAGAATATCAAAAAGATATTAGTAACCTTCAAGCTAAAGAAGAATATCAGCAAAAAATAATATGGCGTCTTAGTGCTACCATTGCGTCTATTTTAGTGCTGGTGGTTTTGCTACTGTTTTATCGACAAGCCTTACAACGTAAAAAATATCATCGTATCGCATCTACTGATTATCTGACGAAGAGTTTTAACCGCAGAGGTATATTGAAAACAGCTGAGGCTAAACTTGCTCAACAAGATATGGCAATTGCCATTGTTGATTTAGATTACTTTAAAAAAATCAACGACGAGTATGGCCACGATGTGGGCGATTTAGTGCTTATAGCATTCGCTAATGCTGCGAAAGACACATTGTCTAACGATGATGAGTTTGGCCGCTATGGTGGTGAAGAATGGTTATTTGTTTTGCATTCTACTGACGAAAAAGTCATTAAAAATACGTTTGAAAAGCTTGCTGAAAACTATCAAAAATACTGCAATAACTTAGATGCGTTTACGAACAATATAAACATGACATTTAGTGTTGGCGTATCTGTTGGTGATAAATCGAATAGAACATTAGATACGCTTATCAAGCGTGCAGACAGTATGCTTTATGAAGCAAAAGAAAACGGTAGAAATCAGGTAATTGTAAATTAA
- a CDS encoding urate hydroxylase PuuD, with protein MPWLDWISLFVRWFHVIAGVAWIGASFYFVWLDNNLRTPPQWKEDKGIKGDLWAIHGGGFYEVAKYAYGPEKMPETLHWFKWEAYTTWLSGFALLIIVYYFGASAYLIDPQVNDMSPTMAISLGLGLIFGGIAIYEFACRSPLAKYPVVFALCLVTLICVVTYLSTQWFSGRGAYIHVGALIGTIMVGNVFFNIMPNQRKMVAAVQAKESIDPQWGAGAKLRSMHNNYFTLPLLFIMISNHYPMTYQHEQNWLVLIALMAAAAWIRHFFNLRHVGKTKPSILVTGAIAMLAIALWVSWPQTPAHIEVTGSGNGSVNESAAVVTDERVAELVNTHCVGCHSRTPTDEIFKVAPLGVVLDSWEDITRYAPQLVRRTTVTKDMPFLNKTGMTEEERAEIAAWFTTTHANKDN; from the coding sequence ATGCCATGGCTTGATTGGATAAGCTTGTTTGTACGCTGGTTTCACGTCATTGCCGGCGTGGCCTGGATTGGCGCATCGTTTTATTTTGTCTGGTTAGATAATAATTTACGTACCCCACCTCAGTGGAAAGAAGATAAAGGTATTAAAGGCGACTTGTGGGCTATACATGGCGGCGGCTTTTATGAAGTAGCCAAATATGCCTATGGCCCAGAAAAAATGCCTGAAACTTTGCACTGGTTTAAATGGGAAGCCTATACCACGTGGCTTTCGGGCTTTGCACTTCTGATTATTGTGTATTACTTTGGCGCTTCAGCGTACTTGATTGACCCACAAGTTAACGATATGTCGCCTACTATGGCGATATCCTTAGGTCTTGGGCTTATATTTGGTGGCATTGCCATTTACGAATTTGCCTGCAGAAGCCCGCTGGCTAAATACCCTGTCGTATTTGCGTTATGTTTAGTGACACTTATTTGCGTAGTGACCTACCTGTCAACACAATGGTTTAGTGGTCGCGGTGCTTACATTCATGTGGGTGCGTTAATTGGTACCATTATGGTGGGTAACGTGTTTTTCAACATCATGCCTAATCAAAGAAAAATGGTCGCCGCAGTGCAAGCGAAAGAAAGTATCGACCCACAATGGGGTGCGGGCGCTAAATTACGTTCGATGCACAATAACTACTTCACCTTGCCGTTATTGTTTATCATGATTTCAAATCATTACCCTATGACCTATCAGCACGAGCAAAACTGGTTGGTACTTATTGCATTGATGGCAGCTGCCGCATGGATACGCCACTTCTTTAACTTGCGTCATGTAGGCAAGACTAAACCTTCAATTTTAGTCACAGGTGCTATTGCTATGCTCGCCATTGCCCTTTGGGTTTCATGGCCGCAAACGCCAGCCCATATTGAGGTAACTGGCTCTGGGAATGGATCTGTCAATGAAAGTGCGGCTGTGGTTACTGATGAACGTGTGGCAGAGCTTGTGAATACCCATTGTGTAGGGTGTCATTCACGCACCCCTACTGATGAAATTTTTAAAGTGGCACCGTTAGGTGTGGTGCTAGATAGCTGGGAAGATATCACTCGGTATGCACCTCAATTAGTAAGACGCACTACCGTGACCAAAGACATGCCATTTTTGAATAAAACCGGCATGACAGAGGAAGAGCGGGCTGAAATAGCAGCGTGGTTTACCACTACGCATGCTAATAAAGACAACTAA